One Ricinus communis isolate WT05 ecotype wild-type chromosome 1, ASM1957865v1, whole genome shotgun sequence DNA window includes the following coding sequences:
- the LOC8263294 gene encoding uncharacterized protein LOC8263294 isoform X1, with product MQTPCLHLYKTTLGFHQTLKSKSPLFNCHKLNPERFSAQCQSKPHQRPNLQGVKVKAKKENIWSIDNEMAKNAAVKEKGRPKQRRRKGRRVVKGKRHRNGRIMVSSAMLMEVETVLQTQEPVIRPLWNTFASSISGIWKGVGAVFSPITAEMEPIEIGSRNENLYDCYTVSHIQAVPSLSGGLTSQIQRKINWVTLNPHGEVLQYVGGSNTSKEELKDGNASLSANPSHTLPAFESFDFEKSDLLEDDVMGNEPGLVFFEDGSYSRGPVDIPVGKVDDSNYYLSPTFKFEQCLVKGCHKRLRIVHTIEFSNGGSEIQIMRVAVYEEKWVSPANMHDQSEREGRRTGGRILASLKFFSPEIWDRNQPVDEVFRLDMVYLLDFDLEFDVKPFSQRKRTQPVELTGSWKVFEVSATPVFGDDMLTEDGSGAPYVYLCTEALKKRSLPENPVYFGEEEMADMQDATVLWLPGGVTGYVDVQKDGILCIGVGWYSDEGINLVMERDYGLDGKLKEVRWKSEVKRRWSDLHPV from the exons ATGCAGACACCATGTCTCCACCTCTACAAGACAACCTTAGGGTTTCATCAGACCCTAAAATCAAAGTCACCTCTCTTCAATTGTCATAAACTGAACCCTGAAAGATTTTCTGCCCAATGCCAGAGTAAACCTCACCAGCGCCCAAATTTACAAGGAGTGAAAGTGAAGgccaaaaaggaaaatatttgGAGCATTGACAATGAAATGGCAAAAAATGCTGCagtgaaagaaaaagggaggCCTAAACAGAGGAGAAGGAAAGGGAGGAGAGTTGTTAAAGGAAAGAGGCACAGAAATGGTAGAATTATGGTATCTAGTGCTATGCTCATGGAAGTTGAGACTGTTCTCCAAACTCAG GAACCTGTAATAAGGCCACTGTGGAATACATTTGCAAGTAGTATAAGTGGGATATGGAAGGGAGTGGGAGCAGTATTTTCACCAATTACTGCTGAAATGGAACCTATTGAAATCGGAAGCAGAAATGAAAATCTATATGACTGTTACACTGTGTCTCATATACAAGCAGTGCCGTCTCTGTCTGGAGGACTCACATCACAAATTCAAAGGAAGATAAATTGGGTCACTTTGAATCCTCATGGTGAAGTATTGCAGTATGTTGGAGGAAGTAATACTAGTAAGGAAGAGCTCAAAGATGGAAATGCATCTTTATCTGCAAATCCAAGCCACACTTTGCCTGCTTTTGAGTCTTTTGACTTTGAAAAAAGTGATTTACTAGAAGATGATGTCATGGGCAATGAACCTGGTCTTGTTTTCTTTGAG GATGGATCCTATTCTAGAGGTCCAGTTGATATTCCAGTCGGCAAAGTTGATGattcaaattattatctttctccaacttttaaatttgaacAA TGTTTGGTTAAAGGTTGCCATAAAAGACTTCGAATTGTTCATACGATAGAATTTAGCAACGGGGGTTCAGAGATACAGATAATGAGAGTTGCCGTTTATGAAGAAAAGTGGGTCAGTCCAGCAAATATGCATGATCAAAG TGAGAGAGAGGGAAGGAGAACAGGAGGGAGAATACTTGCTAGTTTGAAATTCTTCTCGCCAGAGATTTGGGATAGGAACCAACCTGTGGATGAAGTATTTAGGCTTGATATGGTATATCTGCTTGATTT TGATCTGGAGTTTGATGTAAAGCCATTTTCTCAGCGCAAACGAACCCAGCCTGTGGAGCTCACTGGGTCTTGGAAGGTGTTTGAGGTGAGTGCTACTCCAGTATTTGGAGATGATATGCTGACTGAGGACGGCAGTGGTGCCCCGTATGTCTACCTCTGTACAGAAGCCTTGAAAAAGAGGAGCTTGCCTGAGAATCCAGTCTACTTTGGGGAGGAGGAAATGGCAGATATGCAGGATGCCACTGTACTTTGGCTGCCAGGTGGTGTTACAGGGTATGTTGATGTCCAAAAGGATGGCATCTTGTGCATAGGAGTTGGGTGGTATTCGGATGAGGGAATCAACCTCGTGATGGAAAGGGATTATGGATTGGATGGGAAGCTGAAGGAAGTCCGATGGAAATCTGAGGTAAAGAGGAGGTGGTCTGATCTGCATCCTGTATAA
- the LOC8263294 gene encoding uncharacterized protein LOC8263294 isoform X2, translating into MQTPCLHLYKTTLGFHQTLKSKSPLFNCHKLNPERFSAQCQSKPHQRPNLQGVKVKAKKENIWSIDNEMAKNAAVKEKGRPKQRRRKGRRVVKGKRHRNGRIMVSSAMLMEVETVLQTQEPVIRPLWNTFASSISGIWKGVGAVFSPITAEMEPIEIGSRNENLYDCYTVSHIQAVPSLSGGLTSQIQRKINWVTLNPHGEVLQYVGGSNTSKEELKDGNASLSANPSHTLPAFESFDFEKSDLLEDDVMGNEPGLVFFEDGSYSRGPVDIPVGKVDDSNYYLSPTFKFEQCLVKGCHKRLRIVHTIEFSNGGSEIQIMRVAVYEEKWVSPANMHDQSDLEFDVKPFSQRKRTQPVELTGSWKVFEVSATPVFGDDMLTEDGSGAPYVYLCTEALKKRSLPENPVYFGEEEMADMQDATVLWLPGGVTGYVDVQKDGILCIGVGWYSDEGINLVMERDYGLDGKLKEVRWKSEVKRRWSDLHPV; encoded by the exons ATGCAGACACCATGTCTCCACCTCTACAAGACAACCTTAGGGTTTCATCAGACCCTAAAATCAAAGTCACCTCTCTTCAATTGTCATAAACTGAACCCTGAAAGATTTTCTGCCCAATGCCAGAGTAAACCTCACCAGCGCCCAAATTTACAAGGAGTGAAAGTGAAGgccaaaaaggaaaatatttgGAGCATTGACAATGAAATGGCAAAAAATGCTGCagtgaaagaaaaagggaggCCTAAACAGAGGAGAAGGAAAGGGAGGAGAGTTGTTAAAGGAAAGAGGCACAGAAATGGTAGAATTATGGTATCTAGTGCTATGCTCATGGAAGTTGAGACTGTTCTCCAAACTCAG GAACCTGTAATAAGGCCACTGTGGAATACATTTGCAAGTAGTATAAGTGGGATATGGAAGGGAGTGGGAGCAGTATTTTCACCAATTACTGCTGAAATGGAACCTATTGAAATCGGAAGCAGAAATGAAAATCTATATGACTGTTACACTGTGTCTCATATACAAGCAGTGCCGTCTCTGTCTGGAGGACTCACATCACAAATTCAAAGGAAGATAAATTGGGTCACTTTGAATCCTCATGGTGAAGTATTGCAGTATGTTGGAGGAAGTAATACTAGTAAGGAAGAGCTCAAAGATGGAAATGCATCTTTATCTGCAAATCCAAGCCACACTTTGCCTGCTTTTGAGTCTTTTGACTTTGAAAAAAGTGATTTACTAGAAGATGATGTCATGGGCAATGAACCTGGTCTTGTTTTCTTTGAG GATGGATCCTATTCTAGAGGTCCAGTTGATATTCCAGTCGGCAAAGTTGATGattcaaattattatctttctccaacttttaaatttgaacAA TGTTTGGTTAAAGGTTGCCATAAAAGACTTCGAATTGTTCATACGATAGAATTTAGCAACGGGGGTTCAGAGATACAGATAATGAGAGTTGCCGTTTATGAAGAAAAGTGGGTCAGTCCAGCAAATATGCATGATCAAAG TGATCTGGAGTTTGATGTAAAGCCATTTTCTCAGCGCAAACGAACCCAGCCTGTGGAGCTCACTGGGTCTTGGAAGGTGTTTGAGGTGAGTGCTACTCCAGTATTTGGAGATGATATGCTGACTGAGGACGGCAGTGGTGCCCCGTATGTCTACCTCTGTACAGAAGCCTTGAAAAAGAGGAGCTTGCCTGAGAATCCAGTCTACTTTGGGGAGGAGGAAATGGCAGATATGCAGGATGCCACTGTACTTTGGCTGCCAGGTGGTGTTACAGGGTATGTTGATGTCCAAAAGGATGGCATCTTGTGCATAGGAGTTGGGTGGTATTCGGATGAGGGAATCAACCTCGTGATGGAAAGGGATTATGGATTGGATGGGAAGCTGAAGGAAGTCCGATGGAAATCTGAGGTAAAGAGGAGGTGGTCTGATCTGCATCCTGTATAA